From Mauremys mutica isolate MM-2020 ecotype Southern chromosome 17, ASM2049712v1, whole genome shotgun sequence, one genomic window encodes:
- the VSIG8 gene encoding V-set and immunoglobulin domain-containing protein 8, whose amino-acid sequence MVGRGTVQLLFLCLTPALLEAVRISAKGQQVLYLAQGDSVRLGCPYILEPEDNGPTNLDIIWTMVNPDQRLPFLTYQDQRIRYGSAPGLQQRVTFVAQDPSLYDASIHLANLQVSDSATYECRVKKATVDTHLITITVLEKPDAPRCWMDGEPVRGGNLMLRCCSDGGSLPLSYQWSKMGGDYAMGWLPPRTIQGQGSGDLMIQSLSQEHSGTYCCRVTNRVGYTQCMVQVSVPRAGYTGSRNVGLIVGSVLGAIFLLILLLSILWALLCYCRRRQCQPVVPIEIRDSASAGPCRSGHLHPYHGSAQHVSYTPCQK is encoded by the exons ATGGTTGGGCGAGGGACTGTCCAGCTCCTCTTCTTGTGTCTAACGCCAG CTCTGCTGGAGGCCGTGCGGATCAGTGCAAAGGGCCAGCAGGTGCTGTACCTGGCCCAGGGGGactctgtgaggctgggctgccCCTATATCCTGGAGCCTGAGGACAATGGACCCACCAACCTGGACATCATATGGACCATGGTGAACCCTGACCAGAGGCTGCCG TTCCTGACCTACCAGGACCAGAGGATCAGGTACGGCAGCGCCCCAGGCCTGCAGCAGAGGGTAACATTTGTGGCCCAGGACCCAAGCTTGTATGATGCCTCCATCCACCTGGCAAACCTGCAGGTGTCAGACTCGGCCACCTATGAGTGCAGGGTGAAGAAAGCCACTGTCGACACCCACTTGATCACCATTACTGTGCTCG AGAAGCCGGACGCCCCTCGGTGCTGGATGGACGGGGAGCCGGTCAGGGGAGGCAACCTCATGCTTAGGTGCTGCTCTGATGGGggctcccttcccctctcctacCAGTGGTCCAAGATGGGAGGGGACTATGCCATGGGCTGGCTGCCCCCCAGAACAATACAGG GGCAAGGCTCCGGGGATCTGATGATCCAGAGCCTGTCGCAGGAGCACTCCGGGACCTACTGCTGCCGCGTGACCAACAGGGTGGGTTACACCCAGTGCATGGTGCAAGTCTCCGTCCCTCGCGCCGGCTACACAG GTTCAAGGAATGTGGGGCTCATTGTGGGCTCTGTCCTGGGGGCCATTTTCCTTCTGATCCTGCTGCTCTCGATCCTCTGGGCCCTGCTGTGCTACTGCAGACGGAGGCAATGCCAGCCCGTGGTGCCCATCGAGATCAG AGACAGTGCCTCTGCTGGCCCATGCAGAAGTGGCCACCTACACCCCTACCACGGCAGCGCGCAGCACGTCAGCTACACACCTTGCCAGAAGTAG